The following nucleotide sequence is from Dialister pneumosintes.
ACCTACAATGTAAGGGCTTACGCCGAAAGTAATGTTGGATATATCGATAATGGAATTTACTTGTGCAAAAGTACCGATACCGAAATAAGCTACCAGTACCCCACAGAAGGAGAAAAGGAATGCTAACGGCTTCCATTTTTCGCCTAAACCATTTTTAATGTAGTACATAGGTCCGCCGGAAATTTCTCCATTGGAATCGACTTCACGATATTTAACTGCTAAACAGCCTTCCGCATACTTAGTTGCCATACCGAAGAAAGCAGCAATCCACATCCAGAAAATAGCTCCCGGACCACCGGCTTTAATAGCGGTAGCAACCCCAACAATATTACCGGTACCTACAGTTGCAGCAAGTGCTGTACAAAGTGCTTTGAAGCTGTCAATATCACCGGAACCTTTATTTTCTGCAGAGAAAATAAGAGATAATGCCTTTTTAAGTTGAAAAATCTGCAATAAACGAAGGCGATAGGTGAGAAGAATACCTGTCCCTACTAATAAGATTAATAGAGGCGGTCCCCACACAAAACTGTCAATCTGATTTAATACATCCAACACGTTCATAAAAAAATTCCCCTTTCAGAAATTAAAATACGACATAAAGAAGCAATCATTTGCTTGCTAAAGAGGAAAAAATAAAAAATCCGATTCGCAGTTCAAATTTCTGGAATCGGTATAAAACATACTCTAAAAAAAGTATGTTTATTCTCTGTCCTTTTGCCTGAGAGATTTGGATTAATATTTAACCCTTACACCTTCGGCGCTCATTAAGAGACTCTCCAGAGTGTGTCCATATGCGCTACTCATTCCTTTCGGAACGCCTGAGAGTGTTACTCCTTCGGCAGGCACCAGCCTTCTCACACATACTTCATCCACCAATATGTCGTTGTGCCACTTATTATATGATGAATCTTTTTAAATTTCAATAGGCTTTTGAAAAAGTTTATAAATAATTATTTTTTTGAAAATTTTTTCAACGAACTAACTAACGAAGAATAGGCTTATTTTCTTACTTTTTCAGTTTTTCACAATATACACAGAGATATTCACAAGCATGCTATGTATTTGTAGCAGAAATATTTATGAAGTATCAAAAAAGCTTTTAGCAGGTATTCCCACTAAAAGCTTTTGATTAATTTTTTAATAATGCAATATAGGATTCTATACGTACTGCCAATTCTTCATTATTTTGACTACCGGGAAGTAAAGAAATAAAGCGTAAGCTATAATCAGTATCTTCCAAACTTTCCATTTCTCTTGGAAAAATTGCCCATACTTCTTTGACCGGTCTTGCATGCATGAGCGAATTTCTTTCATCTAAATTTCGATAAAAACGGGTATTCATGTCATGATACGCATTAAATTGTCTTCGCAATTCTTTACTTTTTTCTTTATCTTGCCATAAATGATACACATCACGATATTTAAAATCGGCTACTAAAGAACCATAGTATTGTTTTTGACAGTAATAATCCATCCTAAAATCGGGTGTTCTATGTGCATTATTAGTATATAAAGGATTAGATAATCTATCTGTGTATTCTCCGGAATCAGGAATTCCTTTGTCATAACAAAGATGTACAAATTCATCCTTTCTTCTCAAGATAATTTCCGTGCCGGCTTCTAAGTTATGCAAACGGTATCTTCCTTGCTCTTGTACTACATGAGAAGCCGTTTCTAATACCCATCCTTGTTTCAATAATGCTTTAATAAACTGTAAAAAACACCACAGTTCATATAATTTATCCGTTCGTTTCCATTGCAATAAATAGAATGGTGATACAAAAACACTCTGTTCAGGATATAGTAAATTTTTATCCAATCGATACAAAGCCGCATAGCGAGGATCCATAAAAACTTCCATCGGTATTTCTTTAGGTGGATTATTTTTCGTTTCTTCAAACCAAGACGATTCAGTAATGGTTCGTATCATCTCTAAGAGCTGTTTTGTTCTCTTGTAATAAGAGTATAATTCTTCTATTCCTTGCTGTGTCTGTTGCGTGGATATATTCATCACATAATAATGATTTTTTTGTTGTGTTTGTTCCGCCTTTTTAATACTCTTGTGCAATTGTTCTAAAAAAATAAATAAGGTTTTCTTCAGTTTAGTAATTAAATTCTTAGCAAAACGATTTTCAGCAATATCCCAAGAAATTTCTTTATGAAGCACTCTACGAGAAGATGCATTCACTACTTCTTTGTTATAGCGTATACGAGAAGGAATAGATGCATCTGCTTTTTCTTTACTTAGAAAACGTTGTTTCCAAACAATACGACTATTGGCAGTATGTCGTAATTCTTCTAAAGATTTCATCACGACAGGGAACATATCATTGATAATATAAAACCGAAGTAGCATTTGGCTATCAATACCTAATGTATTACCTAAATTTTTATCTATATGAATATGTTGTTTCATAAAGTCGAAAGAAAGATGACGTATTTCTTTAGTCAATTCCTCTTTCATAGTTTGCCAATTTTGTTTTCCTAAAAATTTAGGAGTAACTTCTATAAGGGCATACCATACCTTATCATTTCCCTCTATGGTAATTACATAATAACCGGGAACTAAAGGAAAATCTTGCCCTTGAAAAAGGGAAATATATTCGTTTCCTTTCATGGGAGGTAGCCAAGATTGTCCTTCTCTATCGATACTATAAGGAAGAGAAATAACATCCAATCCGTCCATAGTCATGAAAAAACCGTCTGGAGCTTGAAAATGAACCCAAATATCTTGATTTTCTGAAATAACAAGAGCCGGTTCTATTTCTCCTTCTAAAATTTCTCGAATATCTTCTGAAAAAACTCCTATACACTCTCCTGACGGATAGTCTTTACGTGCTATAAATGAAAGTTTAAATGGTATAGTCATATAATTTCAATTCTTTCGCTTTACGCATAAGCACTTTTTTAGATTCGGTAAAAGAAGATACATTTTTATACGTAGCAAATAAATCCATGAGTTTACCGCCGACTTTACCGTCATCTGTCATGGATAACAAAGTTTGTAATTGTTCACGACTTCCTCTTACCTTTGTTAAAATACGTTGCACAATTTGTAAATCCAGTCCATCTCCTCGAGTAAAATCTTTTAAAGACGGAATATTTTCTACATATCTGTCAATATCAAAAGCTACTCGATATCCGATACCTCCGGATACACGACTTTCCTGTAAGGCTTCATTCAAAGCATCTAATAATTCAAGTTCTTCATTACTTAAACGTACCTTTTTATTTTCGACTCTAAATTTACGATACGCATCCGCTGATATAGGCACAAACAATCCATCTTTTACAGGACAAAAAGATTTCATATCTGCAAATTTCCTTTGATGCAGCGTAATTACGTTCGCTCTATCTAATACTTTGTCAGAGAAATGATAGGTCGATTCGTCCATATTCACTGTTCCCATAAATAACACATTATCCCCGATAGAAATTTGTGCGGGATACAAATGGCTATTATGTACTCGATTTTCTAAAGAAGGATTATATAGCTGAATCTTGCGAGAGTCTTTCTTTTCAAGTACGGAAATAAATTGTGCAAAATAATGCTCTACTCGTGCTAAATTCATCTCATCAAAACATACCATATACATCTTTTCCGGATGTTTAGACGCTTCGACTAATAATTCTGCCAGTCCCGTATCTGACGGATAATATAACATGCTGTTTTTATCCAAATACCCTAAAATATCTCCATCATCCATCCAAGACGGACGTACCGGTAAAAATGCCATTTGTGATGCACTAAGTCCTAATGCTTCTCCATACAAGCGAACCAATGCAGATTTACCGATACCACTCATTCCTGATAAAATCAAAAGTTTTGATGATTTCGCTGCTACGTGGAAATTATATAAATCTTTCTTATCATATAAGAATCCTTTTTGCTCTACACAAGATAAAAATTGAGCAATAAATTCTTGTTCAGAAAAAGCATCCGTATTATTAGATGTAAAAGAATCTTTTTCATCTCCTATTTCATTCGTTGTTTCTGCCATGATTAATTGTACAGTTTCATCCAATATCTTTTGAGAAGGAATGTCTATCGGCATAGATGTCGAAGAATCTTTATTAACATGTTGTAATCCGTCATGACTCACAGAACAGGGTATTATTTTCTGATCGGATAACCAAAGATTACTTTGCTTACGTATTTTTTCAATGAGATTTTCAGGAATAAACCAAAGAGGATCTTCATGACAACGAATAATTTCTTTATTATATTCTTTGTCAGATAAATCAATAAATCCATAGGATAATTCATGATTTCCTATATCAAAATAAGCACCGCCTTCTCCTATATGTGCTTCTTTAAAAGTTTTATTATGAGCAGGAGTCAGATATAAAAAACGATATTTTCCATGATTATCATAATTTCCTGTATGTGCAATAACAAAAGGAGGCTCTACTTGAGATACCCAATGTTTTTTAGAAAGCCCCGGAAGAGGTTTTCCTGACAATACATGCATACAAAATTTATGAATATCTCCATTAAAAACCGGATTTTTTTCATCACCGAATACAGGAACCGGATAATAAGTTTCTTCCAAAGAACCTTTAAAATTTTTAAATTCTTTTACAATATCTGTAATCACAAAATATTTAAAATTTTTTAATACAGGTGTAAAAGTAATTAAACAATTTCCATACTTTTTTTCTAATACTTTAGAGGCTTCTTCTTCAGAATCAAACATATTAAATCCATATCCTAACTGATTCATAAAACCTGTAAAATATAAACCTTTTTCTTCCATTTCTTTAAATTCTTCCGGAAGAGGTGATAACGCTTCCACAAAAAAGCGATAATCTTTCTTTCCTTCTCCGGGTCTTGATACTTTTACTTCACTTTTTATACGACCAAGCACACGTCCATCGGCTTGATACAAAGAAGAATATATACGTTCATTCGTAATATGATTCATTTTCTCTCCTTATAAAAGAATATTATTTTGTTTCACGTGAAACATTCTATATTAATATAATATTCTTTTAACACTTATAACTCATTTATTTCTATTCCTACTACAAGAAATAAATCTTTTAATCTTCCATAACTTTATAAATTTGCCCCTGCTCCAGTAAAGTTTTTAATTGCTTTAATTGTTCTTCTACATGTGAATCTAATGTCGGAAAAGAAGGATTTAATTTTCTAAGTTCTTTAACTACAATACATGCAACCACATAACGCGTATACCACTTATCATCAGCCGGAACAATATACCAAGGTGCATAAGAAGTGGATGTCTTAGATAATAATTCTTCATAATATTCTTGATATTTATTCCAATATTTTCGTTCTAAAATATCAGAAAATGCAAATTTCCAATTCTTTTCCGGTCTGGAAATACGATCTATTAAACGTTTTTCTTGTTCTTTTTTAGACACATGCAAAAAAATCTTAATCATGGGAAATCCATTCTGTGCTAAATATTTTTCCCAATGCATAATTTGTTCATATCGTTCTTCCCAAATATGATTCGTTATCAAAGAAGTCGGGAAAGATTCTTTTTCTAAAAGTTGATGTACACGAGTTACTATCACTTCTTCATATTGTGAACGATTAAATATAACTATTTCACCACGAGCAGGTAATGCTTTATGGATACGCCATAAATAATCATGACTACTTTCTAAAGAAGTAGGTTCTTTAAAAGATTTTACAAATAATCCGCTCGGATTTAATTCTGAAAAAACATGATTTATCGTACTATCTTTACCGGCCGCATCCATAGCTTGTAAAACAAAAGTTAATCCGTATTTCTTTTCTGCATATAATTTTTCTTGCCAACTTTTCATTTCATGAATTACAGCAGGAAATAATTCTTGTTTAACTTCGTTTTTTTCAATAGCTATATCACAAAAAGTAGGTATATTATGTAAATTTACCGTTTCATTTTGTTTTATTTTATAACGATCTACATCTATATGCTTATCTACCATACGGATTCTCCTTTACACTTTTTGTAATATATGGAGTTGTTTTATTTTTTCTTGTATTTCATCTATCACCTCACTGATTCTCCCTTTATTAAGAATGTGAAAATCTGCTACTTCTTTATATAAAGGGAATCGTTCTTCATATAAAGATTCTAAAGATACACCTTTTCGTAATAAAGGACGATATTCTTTTTGAATATCTTTTTTTATATCTTCTATTTTTCTATCAATAAAAAATACAAAACCTTCTTTTTTTAAAAGTTCCCTATTTTCTTTTCTTACAATAACACCACCTCCTGTAGCAATAATAGCCTTTTTTAATACTAACTTTTTTAATATTTCCGTTTCGATATCTCTAAAAATATCTTCTCCTTGTATAAACAAAGAAGATATTGATTTTCCTATAGAAGACTCTAAATAAATATCTGCATCATAAAAAGGTAAAAAAAGATTCTCAGAAAGAATTTTTCCAATCATACTTTTACCTGCACCGGGCATACCTATAAGGAATATATTTTTTGTAATTGGTTTTCTATGCATATTATAATTTCCTTACATTTTTCTTCTTCTATTTCTCGTCCTAACCAGTATTCTTCCGCTTTGAGTGCTTGATAAATTAACATCATAAGACCGTTAGCTGTTTTTTTACCTTGTTTCTTAGCCTCTAAAAGCAAAGTAGTTTCTATAGGGTTGTAAATGATATCAATGACTACGTTAAAAGAATCTATTATTTTTGATTCTATAGGCATTTTTTCATTATGAGGAAACATACCAACAGGTGTAATATTAACAAGTAATTCCGCTTGTAAAGATGATAACTTTTTATAATCACAAAGAACAGCTTTTTCTTGTTCCAAGAAAGAAAGCATTGATGCATCAACAGATGAAGGAAATCGACTCACAACATATATAGAAGAACAACCTTTATCAGCCAGACAAGTAATTACCGCACGAGAAGCACCGCCTGTACCTAATACTACTGCTTCTTTATCTTTTAAATTAATATCTATAGACTCTAACAATTTAGAAAAACCGAAATAATCGGTGTTTTTTCCCATCCATTGTTTTCCTTTTTTTACTAAGGTATTCACAGCACCGATACGCTTTGCTTCTTCGGATATAACATCTATATGAGATAAAATTTCCACTTTATAAGGAATCGTTATATTATATCCATCATATAGAGAAAGAATAGACTTTCC
It contains:
- a CDS encoding DUF2357 domain-containing protein, producing MTIPFKLSFIARKDYPSGECIGVFSEDIREILEGEIEPALVISENQDIWVHFQAPDGFFMTMDGLDVISLPYSIDREGQSWLPPMKGNEYISLFQGQDFPLVPGYYVITIEGNDKVWYALIEVTPKFLGKQNWQTMKEELTKEIRHLSFDFMKQHIHIDKNLGNTLGIDSQMLLRFYIINDMFPVVMKSLEELRHTANSRIVWKQRFLSKEKADASIPSRIRYNKEVVNASSRRVLHKEISWDIAENRFAKNLITKLKKTLFIFLEQLHKSIKKAEQTQQKNHYYVMNISTQQTQQGIEELYSYYKRTKQLLEMIRTITESSWFEETKNNPPKEIPMEVFMDPRYAALYRLDKNLLYPEQSVFVSPFYLLQWKRTDKLYELWCFLQFIKALLKQGWVLETASHVVQEQGRYRLHNLEAGTEIILRRKDEFVHLCYDKGIPDSGEYTDRLSNPLYTNNAHRTPDFRMDYYCQKQYYGSLVADFKYRDVYHLWQDKEKSKELRRQFNAYHDMNTRFYRNLDERNSLMHARPVKEVWAIFPREMESLEDTDYSLRFISLLPGSQNNEELAVRIESYIALLKN
- a CDS encoding McrB family protein, whose amino-acid sequence is MNHITNERIYSSLYQADGRVLGRIKSEVKVSRPGEGKKDYRFFVEALSPLPEEFKEMEEKGLYFTGFMNQLGYGFNMFDSEEEASKVLEKKYGNCLITFTPVLKNFKYFVITDIVKEFKNFKGSLEETYYPVPVFGDEKNPVFNGDIHKFCMHVLSGKPLPGLSKKHWVSQVEPPFVIAHTGNYDNHGKYRFLYLTPAHNKTFKEAHIGEGGAYFDIGNHELSYGFIDLSDKEYNKEIIRCHEDPLWFIPENLIEKIRKQSNLWLSDQKIIPCSVSHDGLQHVNKDSSTSMPIDIPSQKILDETVQLIMAETTNEIGDEKDSFTSNNTDAFSEQEFIAQFLSCVEQKGFLYDKKDLYNFHVAAKSSKLLILSGMSGIGKSALVRLYGEALGLSASQMAFLPVRPSWMDDGDILGYLDKNSMLYYPSDTGLAELLVEASKHPEKMYMVCFDEMNLARVEHYFAQFISVLEKKDSRKIQLYNPSLENRVHNSHLYPAQISIGDNVLFMGTVNMDESTYHFSDKVLDRANVITLHQRKFADMKSFCPVKDGLFVPISADAYRKFRVENKKVRLSNEELELLDALNEALQESRVSGGIGYRVAFDIDRYVENIPSLKDFTRGDGLDLQIVQRILTKVRGSREQLQTLLSMTDDGKVGGKLMDLFATYKNVSSFTESKKVLMRKAKELKLYDYTI
- a CDS encoding PPK2 family polyphosphate kinase, whose translation is MVDKHIDVDRYKIKQNETVNLHNIPTFCDIAIEKNEVKQELFPAVIHEMKSWQEKLYAEKKYGLTFVLQAMDAAGKDSTINHVFSELNPSGLFVKSFKEPTSLESSHDYLWRIHKALPARGEIVIFNRSQYEEVIVTRVHQLLEKESFPTSLITNHIWEERYEQIMHWEKYLAQNGFPMIKIFLHVSKKEQEKRLIDRISRPEKNWKFAFSDILERKYWNKYQEYYEELLSKTSTSYAPWYIVPADDKWYTRYVVACIVVKELRKLNPSFPTLDSHVEEQLKQLKTLLEQGQIYKVMED
- a CDS encoding shikimate kinase, which codes for MHRKPITKNIFLIGMPGAGKSMIGKILSENLFLPFYDADIYLESSIGKSISSLFIQGEDIFRDIETEILKKLVLKKAIIATGGGVIVRKENRELLKKEGFVFFIDRKIEDIKKDIQKEYRPLLRKGVSLESLYEERFPLYKEVADFHILNKGRISEVIDEIQEKIKQLHILQKV
- a CDS encoding shikimate dehydrogenase family protein yields the protein MKAALIGEKLGHSYSKWIHEISFEKQGIVASYDLLEISKEDLKNKGKSILSLYDGYNITIPYKVEILSHIDVISEEAKRIGAVNTLVKKGKQWMGKNTDYFGFSKLLESIDINLKDKEAVVLGTGGASRAVITCLADKGCSSIYVVSRFPSSVDASMLSFLEQEKAVLCDYKKLSSLQAELLVNITPVGMFPHNEKMPIESKIIDSFNVVIDIIYNPIETTLLLEAKKQGKKTANGLMMLIYQALKAEEYWLGREIEEEKCKEIIICIENQLQKIYSL